In one window of Borrelia anserina Es DNA:
- a CDS encoding lipid II:glycine glycyltransferase FemX — MDIKKIEIESLNENYLQSKLWTIVKKASNNKSPWKAIALSSNHFNKILVMQRKIFGNLYLSYIAHPEFSNKKIEEINVDEINIQIKKFSENIRQYLHKNTIFIRYDLMFYISRNLKEDYIPLKIKFKNLKKTFDDIQPSNTTIIYLNDSLDTIKTKMKKKTRYNINLSSKKNIKIIIDDDFKYFNEFYELYKETAQRDKFTIHSKDYIKDLIKAFREDKNSNIKLIIALYNEKLISGIIVGIYKDKATYLYGASSRESKHLMPNYAVQFKAIQLLKSLAIKEYDLLGIPPTYDPKHPLFGLFQFKTGFGGIIIHRIGCYDFVYKKFLYKIYSILEVLRYVYYKIIKKRL; from the coding sequence ATGGATATAAAAAAAATTGAAATAGAAAGCTTAAATGAAAATTACTTACAAAGCAAACTATGGACAATTGTAAAAAAAGCCTCAAATAATAAAAGTCCATGGAAAGCTATAGCATTAAGTAGTAATCATTTTAACAAAATTCTTGTGATGCAAAGAAAGATCTTCGGAAATCTCTACTTAAGTTACATTGCCCATCCAGAATTTTCAAATAAGAAAATCGAAGAAATTAATGTAGATGAAATTAATATCCAAATCAAAAAATTCAGTGAAAATATAAGGCAATACTTACATAAAAATACCATCTTTATACGATACGACTTAATGTTTTATATCTCAAGAAACCTAAAAGAAGACTATATCCCACTAAAAATTAAGTTTAAAAACCTCAAAAAAACGTTCGATGATATACAACCATCAAATACAACTATAATATATCTAAACGACTCATTAGACACGATTAAAACTAAGATGAAAAAGAAAACAAGATATAATATAAATCTTAGCAGTAAAAAAAACATTAAAATAATAATAGATGACGACTTTAAATACTTTAATGAATTTTATGAACTTTATAAAGAAACAGCCCAAAGAGACAAATTTACTATTCACTCAAAAGACTATATCAAGGATTTAATAAAAGCATTCAGAGAAGACAAGAATTCCAACATCAAACTAATAATTGCACTATATAATGAAAAACTAATATCTGGAATCATTGTCGGCATATATAAAGATAAGGCCACATACCTCTATGGAGCCTCAAGTAGAGAAAGTAAACACTTAATGCCCAATTATGCAGTTCAATTCAAAGCAATACAATTACTTAAAAGCCTTGCAATAAAAGAATATGATCTTCTAGGAATTCCCCCAACTTATGATCCAAAACACCCCTTATTTGGTCTTTTTCAATTCAAAACCGGATTTGGAGGCATAATTATCCACAGAATTGGATGTTACGACTTTGTATACAAAAAATTCTTATATAAAATTTACAGTATTCTTGAAGTACTAAGATATGTCTACTATAAAATCATAAAAAAAAGACTTTAG
- the metG gene encoding methionine--tRNA ligase translates to MNQVKKKNLITAALPYVNNIPHLGNLVQVLSADAFARYSRMMGIDTLYVCGTDEYGTATETKALIEKITPEELCNRYYEIHKSIYEWFNIKFDIFGRTTNKNHKETVQNFFLNLEKNGYITDKESEQFFCQQDQMFLADRYVTGNCPNCKNNAKGDQCEHCSKLLAPTDLINPKCIICKNMPIIKTTKHLYINLPKIKNELEHWIQTTKQNTHWNTNAISITNAFLRDGLKERAITRDLKWGIPVPKKEYENKVFYVWFDALIGYISITKEISKYWESWWKNNEETNLVQFIGKDNILFHTVIFPAIKLGSKENWTMLSKLASSEYLNYENLKFSKSAGTGIFGNDVITTGIPSDAWRFYIYYNRPEKSDFQFMWDDFMERVNSELIGNFSNLVNRILTFYKKYFGEKIEKIEIKEDFWQEINIKYNRTLNFFKQIELKSALKEILDISRIGNKIFQDKEPWKTKDNTPQETKKLLLNLIYLIRDLSILISPFIPHTSDKIRKFFGESYEISNRFLGTNLGLSTIQFTEVLFTKIEKQLIDSLKSKYSGSKNMQDELINNPINLFSNQVCLKVVKVKTIERTPDAEKLFILKLDDGTPNGKQIVSSLADHYKEEELIEKHIIIVDNLKPAKFRGIKSEGMLIATEDKNKNFKVIIVEDCTDNPIPGERIILESDNGKELKSPSKISIDKFFKTQIVAENGELKVNGINLILEHSKEKILSREIPNGKVY, encoded by the coding sequence ATAAATCAAGTGAAAAAAAAGAACTTAATTACAGCTGCATTGCCATACGTTAACAACATACCTCATCTTGGAAACTTAGTACAAGTCCTATCAGCAGACGCTTTTGCACGATATTCAAGAATGATGGGAATAGATACACTTTATGTCTGTGGAACAGATGAATATGGTACAGCCACAGAAACTAAGGCTTTAATCGAAAAAATCACCCCTGAAGAACTATGCAACAGATATTATGAAATACACAAATCAATCTACGAATGGTTTAACATTAAATTTGATATCTTTGGACGCACAACTAATAAAAACCACAAAGAAACTGTACAAAATTTTTTCTTAAATCTAGAAAAAAATGGTTATATCACAGACAAAGAAAGTGAACAATTTTTTTGCCAACAAGATCAAATGTTTTTAGCCGATAGATATGTAACAGGAAACTGCCCAAATTGTAAAAATAATGCAAAAGGAGATCAGTGTGAACACTGTTCTAAGTTACTAGCTCCAACTGACTTAATAAACCCAAAATGTATAATCTGCAAAAATATGCCCATTATAAAAACAACTAAACATCTCTACATTAACTTACCAAAGATAAAAAATGAACTTGAACACTGGATACAAACAACTAAACAAAATACGCACTGGAATACCAATGCCATTAGCATAACAAACGCATTTTTAAGAGATGGCCTTAAAGAAAGGGCAATCACAAGAGATTTAAAATGGGGAATACCAGTACCCAAAAAAGAATATGAAAATAAAGTATTTTATGTATGGTTTGATGCACTAATAGGATATATTTCAATTACAAAAGAAATTTCAAAATATTGGGAATCATGGTGGAAAAACAATGAAGAGACTAATTTAGTACAGTTTATCGGAAAAGACAATATCTTATTTCACACTGTTATATTTCCTGCCATAAAGCTGGGAAGCAAGGAAAACTGGACAATGCTAAGCAAGCTAGCTTCAAGCGAATATTTAAACTATGAAAACCTAAAATTTTCAAAATCTGCAGGAACTGGAATATTTGGGAACGATGTCATTACTACTGGCATACCTTCTGATGCCTGGCGATTCTACATATATTACAACAGACCTGAAAAATCTGATTTTCAATTTATGTGGGATGATTTTATGGAAAGGGTAAACAGCGAACTTATTGGAAATTTCTCAAACCTTGTTAACCGCATATTAACATTTTATAAAAAATACTTTGGAGAAAAAATAGAAAAAATAGAAATAAAAGAAGACTTCTGGCAAGAAATTAATATTAAATATAATAGAACTCTTAATTTTTTCAAACAAATAGAACTCAAATCGGCATTAAAAGAGATTCTTGATATCTCAAGAATAGGTAATAAAATATTTCAAGATAAAGAACCATGGAAAACAAAGGACAATACACCTCAAGAAACAAAAAAATTATTATTAAACTTAATATACTTAATAAGGGATCTGTCCATTTTAATCTCACCATTTATACCGCACACAAGTGACAAAATAAGAAAATTTTTTGGCGAAAGTTATGAAATTTCTAACAGATTTTTAGGAACAAATCTAGGTCTAAGCACAATTCAGTTCACAGAAGTACTATTTACAAAGATAGAAAAGCAATTAATTGATAGTTTAAAATCAAAATATTCAGGGAGCAAAAATATGCAAGACGAACTAATAAACAATCCAATAAATTTATTTAGCAACCAAGTATGCTTAAAAGTCGTAAAAGTCAAAACAATAGAGAGAACTCCAGATGCAGAAAAGTTATTCATTTTAAAACTTGATGACGGAACTCCGAACGGAAAACAAATTGTAAGCAGCCTTGCAGACCATTATAAAGAAGAAGAATTAATTGAAAAACACATAATAATAGTTGACAACTTAAAACCTGCTAAATTTAGAGGAATAAAATCTGAAGGAATGTTAATCGCAACTGAGGATAAAAATAAGAATTTTAAAGTAATAATTGTAGAAGACTGCACAGACAACCCCATCCCTGGAGAGCGAATAATACTTGAGAGTGATAATGGTAAAGAATTAAAGTCACCCTCAAAAATAAGCATAGACAAATTCTTTAAAACACAAATTGTAGCAGAAAACGGAGAACTTAAAGTAAATGGTATTAACTTAATATTAGAGCATTCTAAAGAAAAAATACTATCCCGAGAAATTCCAAATGGAAAAGTGTATTAA
- the pta gene encoding phosphate acetyltransferase encodes MKFFSFKDYVCSKAKKVVIEKGDKASVVFPESTDIRILKATVDILKESLAGLVVLIGRKDEVFRRLKELVGFKSNILEMIKVIEPASFKDLSKYLDEYLSLRYNRELTLKKAREELLDEIVFSMMMVRLGEVKTCVCGALASSAKVLRSVFRILPKLNETKFVSSFMIVDTGDVLNRSEACFGYGGILMFADCAVIVNPDSLQLAEIAIQSANSFKKIFGAEPKLALLSFSTKGSAHSVEVEKVRSALEIVKKKCADLLVDGELQADAALVKSVAEKKCSDSLVAGDANILIFPSLESGNIGYKLVERLAFAKTYGPFLQGLKNPVSDLSRGCSVDDIVLTSALMVGS; translated from the coding sequence ATGAAGTTTTTTAGTTTTAAAGATTATGTGTGTAGTAAAGCAAAAAAGGTTGTTATAGAAAAGGGAGATAAAGCTAGTGTAGTTTTTCCTGAAAGTACTGATATTAGGATTTTGAAAGCGACTGTTGATATTTTAAAGGAAAGCCTTGCAGGACTTGTGGTGCTTATTGGACGTAAAGATGAAGTTTTTAGAAGGCTAAAAGAACTTGTGGGTTTTAAAAGTAATATCTTAGAGATGATAAAAGTTATAGAGCCCGCTTCGTTTAAAGATTTGAGCAAATATTTAGATGAATATTTAAGTTTACGGTACAATAGAGAATTAACTCTGAAGAAAGCTAGAGAGGAGCTTTTAGATGAAATTGTTTTTTCTATGATGATGGTAAGGCTTGGTGAGGTTAAGACTTGTGTTTGTGGTGCATTAGCGTCTTCTGCTAAAGTTTTAAGGAGTGTGTTTAGAATACTTCCTAAACTTAACGAAACTAAATTTGTTTCTTCTTTTATGATTGTAGATACTGGAGATGTTCTGAATAGGTCTGAAGCTTGTTTTGGATATGGTGGGATTTTAATGTTTGCTGATTGTGCTGTAATAGTCAATCCTGATTCTCTTCAGCTTGCAGAAATTGCAATACAAAGTGCTAATTCATTCAAGAAGATTTTTGGTGCAGAGCCGAAATTAGCCCTTTTAAGCTTTTCTACAAAAGGGTCTGCTCATTCCGTGGAAGTTGAAAAAGTTAGAAGTGCATTGGAAATTGTTAAGAAGAAATGTGCGGATTTGCTTGTTGATGGTGAACTTCAAGCTGATGCGGCTTTAGTTAAAAGTGTTGCAGAGAAAAAGTGTAGTGATTCCTTGGTTGCTGGTGATGCAAATATACTTATTTTTCCTAGTTTGGAGTCTGGTAATATTGGGTATAAGCTTGTTGAGAGATTGGCCTTTGCTAAAACCTATGGACCTTTCTTGCAAGGACTTAAAAATCCTGTTAGTGATCTCTCAAGGGGTTGTTCTGTAGATGATATCGTATTAACAAGTGCTTTGATGGTTGGTAGTTAG
- the rsmA gene encoding 16S rRNA (adenine(1518)-N(6)/adenine(1519)-N(6))-dimethyltransferase RsmA, which produces MISFLLSMNINYNSTNSIRCVLENKNIAPRKIWGQNYLINEHIREKIVDALEIKENEIIWEIGPGLGAMTIILLKKTNFLTVFEIDPKYSEILNEQFEQFKNFKLIKGDFLKTYKKEQHNVNKIFSNLPYNIASKVISVLIENKILTQMVFTVQKELADRILAKEGNKNYSSFTVLVQSHFNVIKIMDIDKKNFYPIPKVKSTTIKLIPCNEAIRNFKVFNKLVRTVFTSRRKKLKNTITKFIKDTSILEEDFLKIFLDKRPEEISVKEFITIANKLTTNHQSTC; this is translated from the coding sequence ATGATATCATTTTTACTATCTATGAACATAAATTATAACAGTACAAACAGCATAAGATGTGTACTTGAAAACAAAAATATAGCTCCAAGAAAAATATGGGGACAAAATTACTTAATTAATGAACATATAAGAGAGAAAATAGTAGATGCGCTTGAAATTAAAGAAAATGAAATAATTTGGGAAATAGGACCAGGCCTTGGAGCAATGACAATAATCTTACTTAAGAAAACAAATTTTTTGACGGTTTTTGAAATTGACCCTAAGTACTCAGAAATTTTAAATGAACAATTTGAACAATTCAAAAATTTTAAGCTAATAAAAGGCGATTTTTTAAAGACATATAAAAAAGAACAACACAATGTTAACAAAATATTTTCAAATTTACCTTATAATATTGCATCAAAAGTAATATCAGTACTTATTGAAAATAAAATATTAACTCAAATGGTATTTACAGTACAAAAAGAACTAGCAGACAGAATACTTGCAAAAGAGGGAAATAAAAATTATTCATCATTCACAGTGTTAGTTCAATCACACTTTAATGTAATTAAAATAATGGATATTGATAAAAAAAATTTTTATCCAATTCCTAAAGTAAAATCAACAACTATCAAACTCATTCCTTGCAATGAAGCAATCAGAAATTTTAAAGTATTCAACAAACTAGTGAGAACAGTATTTACAAGTAGAAGAAAAAAACTCAAAAATACAATCACCAAATTTATCAAAGATACAAGCATTCTTGAAGAAGATTTCTTAAAAATATTTTTAGATAAAAGACCTGAAGAAATTTCTGTCAAAGAATTCATTACAATTGCAAATAAACTAACTACCAACCATCAAAGCACTTGTTAA
- a CDS encoding ComEC/Rec2 family competence protein, translating to MILLFIISALNLSIRYYLRLNPIYLNLILMLIFLIKRNAHLSLTFMISMSMLIIFEIILNSKRLEDNFYQITNITYLTKYSSTKIESIDGFGQKYKFIFKNIEDEYKVGDIIKIQNNKIQLIKRSLLVKIQEKYNKLINRFLKSTSIKYSYFSKTVLTNNKSEITRYESHLFQKAGISHILIVSGLHFYLIYLIFYYLLFIIKNEKLKYSILSTILLNYLILTGFSPSTLRAFIMIETLIIYKLTYGKINLLSTLSISFIINAIILPHTLNSIGFKLSYLAVLGISISLTINQRYNLNSLISPIFTTFLIQVSTAPVLYANNLNLQPISILSNLIVTPLMLVFLIITILSLGSYAINTHLFLFFDLINTYIFKTIKGTATIFSKFPSIKNHNIGIFLILSILMIFYIIHKLEQEKKYYNKSMTH from the coding sequence GTGATTTTATTGTTCATTATAAGTGCATTAAATCTATCAATAAGATATTACTTAAGATTAAACCCAATATATCTAAACTTAATCTTAATGTTAATTTTCCTAATAAAAAGAAATGCTCACTTATCACTCACATTCATGATTAGTATGAGTATGCTAATTATCTTTGAAATTATTCTAAATTCCAAAAGACTTGAAGATAATTTTTATCAAATAACAAATATTACCTATCTTACAAAATATTCAAGCACCAAAATTGAGTCAATAGATGGATTTGGACAAAAATATAAATTTATCTTTAAAAATATTGAAGATGAATATAAAGTCGGAGATATCATCAAAATACAAAATAATAAAATACAACTCATTAAAAGATCACTACTAGTAAAGATCCAAGAAAAATATAACAAACTAATAAATCGGTTTTTAAAATCAACCAGCATCAAATATTCTTACTTCTCAAAAACAGTTCTCACAAACAATAAATCAGAAATAACAAGATATGAAAGTCACTTATTTCAAAAAGCAGGTATATCACATATCTTAATAGTATCTGGCTTACACTTTTACCTAATTTACCTTATATTTTACTATTTACTTTTTATAATCAAAAATGAAAAACTAAAATATTCAATCTTAAGCACAATACTACTCAATTATCTAATACTAACAGGCTTTTCACCATCTACACTAAGAGCATTTATAATGATAGAAACGCTTATAATCTATAAATTAACATATGGAAAAATTAACTTACTCAGTACATTATCAATTAGCTTCATCATAAATGCCATAATCTTACCACATACACTAAATTCAATAGGATTTAAGTTATCCTATCTTGCGGTACTTGGAATATCAATCTCTCTTACCATTAATCAAAGATATAACTTAAATAGCCTCATATCTCCAATTTTCACAACCTTTTTGATTCAAGTCTCAACAGCTCCTGTTCTTTATGCTAATAATCTTAATCTTCAGCCAATCTCAATACTATCAAACCTAATAGTTACTCCCTTAATGCTAGTATTCTTAATAATAACAATACTAAGTTTAGGAAGCTATGCAATCAACACACATCTATTTTTATTCTTTGACTTAATAAACACTTACATATTTAAGACAATAAAAGGTACAGCTACTATCTTTAGCAAATTTCCATCAATTAAAAATCATAATATAGGAATATTTTTAATCTTAAGCATTCTAATGATATTTTATATAATCCATAAACTAGAACAAGAAAAAAAATATTACAACAAAAGCATGACACACTAA
- a CDS encoding CPBP family intramembrane glutamic endopeptidase — protein sequence MILNKYPSKSAYLEIVLCYFIVTRISPFDDIDVDLWNFSKNHYYYWLYSVFLIFFIVHFSKLTSSYDFRSEFFIPEFKLIFIWQAFLIFVKLLICVFLLLSIVYLCLLCFFPRLLQLWVESDGVGFRWNIGTKQSLYLMAITSLFTGGIEELFYRAFIITKLKQVGISSLIAAIISSSIFAYGHFYYGFIGFFVALIFGGFLACIYLIYKNIYYSIFVHSFYNIFVSVLLFLLD from the coding sequence ATGATATTAAACAAGTATCCTTCAAAATCTGCTTATTTAGAGATTGTATTATGTTATTTTATAGTTACTCGTATCTCTCCTTTTGATGATATTGATGTTGATCTTTGGAATTTTAGTAAAAATCACTATTATTATTGGTTATACAGTGTTTTTTTAATTTTTTTCATTGTACATTTTTCTAAGTTAACGAGTTCTTATGATTTTAGAAGTGAGTTTTTTATACCTGAATTTAAGCTCATTTTTATTTGGCAAGCATTTTTAATTTTTGTTAAGTTGCTTATTTGTGTTTTTCTTCTATTAAGTATTGTTTATTTATGTCTTTTATGCTTTTTCCCAAGATTATTGCAATTGTGGGTTGAATCAGATGGAGTTGGTTTTAGATGGAATATAGGTACTAAACAATCGCTTTATTTAATGGCTATTACTTCTCTTTTTACAGGAGGAATCGAAGAATTGTTTTACAGGGCTTTTATTATTACTAAACTTAAGCAGGTAGGAATTTCTTCGTTGATTGCAGCCATTATTAGTAGTAGTATTTTTGCTTATGGGCATTTTTATTATGGATTTATTGGGTTTTTTGTTGCATTAATTTTTGGGGGATTTTTAGCTTGTATATATTTAATATATAAAAATATCTATTATTCAATTTTTGTTCATAGTTTTTATAATATCTTTGTTAGTGTTTTACTCTTTTTGTTAGATTAG
- a CDS encoding AMP-dependent synthetase/ligase — MLDTIPKRFKEVAGFYGDLDIFIYRENESKDFKRQVYSDFWNEVKSIGSGLLHYCIKKGDRVALISDSRREWIIIDIAVMSLGCIDVPRGNDSSEDELSYIINHSESSFVFVENAKQLQKILSKKHDLKFVKYVIIIDDDKLYEDKLGSITIISYKKLLSLGYDYLKDNPKMFDSELEKVSGKDIATIIYTSGTTGLPKGVVLRHESFIFQLDRIYDYLPTLEPGKIMISVLPLWHSFERTCEYIVALSGISVAYSKPIGPILLKDFAALNPHAIISVPRIWEGIRLGIIKKVSESFLKRFLFDIFLKVGIIYAKLKEKFLGLVPVYRKSNFLFLFFMKLIFLTGLILIAPFKFLGYVLVFRKIKKALGKRFEFGVSGGGALVEYVDYFFKSIGIVVLEGYGLTETGPVLSVRRLKSPVANTVGPLLPDIEYKVVDNYGNSLSPGEKGELWVRSPQVMSGYFKDEAMTREVLTRDGWFKTGDLVCVTINSEISIVGRIKDTIVLRGGENIEPEPIERALSKSLFIENVLIVGQDQKFLGAIIVPNFEVLEKWAIANGIVFSCHDDLLSNESVNKLYSKYISDLISPKSGFKSFERIAGFVLLKDSFVIGEELTNTLKLKRHYIFEKYHKKIMSIFNKDECELL; from the coding sequence ATGCTAGATACTATACCTAAGCGTTTCAAGGAAGTTGCGGGATTTTATGGTGATCTTGATATCTTTATTTATAGAGAGAATGAGTCTAAAGATTTTAAGAGACAGGTATACTCTGATTTTTGGAATGAAGTTAAGAGTATTGGGTCTGGTCTTTTGCATTATTGTATTAAGAAAGGCGATAGAGTAGCTCTTATTTCTGATTCAAGAAGAGAGTGGATCATTATTGATATTGCTGTTATGAGCTTAGGGTGTATTGATGTTCCAAGAGGTAATGATTCGTCTGAGGATGAGTTATCTTATATTATTAATCATTCTGAGTCTAGTTTTGTCTTTGTGGAAAATGCTAAACAGCTTCAAAAAATCCTTTCTAAGAAACATGATCTTAAATTTGTTAAATATGTCATCATTATTGATGATGATAAACTTTATGAAGATAAATTGGGAAGTATCACAATAATTTCTTATAAAAAGTTGTTAAGTTTGGGGTATGATTATTTAAAAGATAATCCTAAAATGTTTGATTCTGAGCTTGAAAAGGTTTCTGGAAAAGATATTGCTACTATAATATATACTTCAGGGACAACAGGATTGCCAAAAGGTGTTGTGCTGCGTCATGAATCTTTTATTTTTCAACTAGATAGGATTTATGATTACTTGCCAACACTTGAACCAGGCAAAATAATGATATCTGTTCTTCCTCTTTGGCATTCATTTGAGAGAACTTGTGAATATATAGTTGCTCTTAGTGGTATATCAGTTGCTTATTCAAAGCCTATTGGGCCCATCTTACTTAAAGATTTTGCAGCTTTAAATCCCCATGCAATTATTTCTGTTCCGAGAATTTGGGAGGGAATAAGGTTGGGTATTATTAAGAAGGTATCAGAGTCCTTTTTAAAGAGGTTTTTATTTGATATTTTCTTAAAAGTGGGAATTATTTATGCAAAACTTAAGGAAAAATTTTTAGGACTTGTTCCTGTTTATAGAAAATCAAATTTTTTATTTTTATTTTTTATGAAGCTTATTTTTCTTACTGGATTGATTTTGATTGCACCTTTTAAATTTTTAGGGTATGTTTTAGTTTTTAGAAAGATCAAGAAGGCACTTGGAAAACGATTTGAATTTGGTGTTTCTGGCGGTGGAGCTTTGGTAGAGTATGTTGATTATTTTTTCAAATCTATAGGTATTGTGGTTCTTGAAGGTTATGGTCTTACGGAAACGGGACCCGTTTTAAGTGTAAGGCGTCTTAAGAGTCCTGTTGCAAATACTGTTGGGCCTTTGTTACCAGATATTGAGTATAAAGTGGTTGATAATTACGGTAATTCTTTATCTCCTGGTGAAAAGGGTGAACTTTGGGTAAGATCACCTCAAGTTATGAGTGGTTATTTTAAAGATGAAGCGATGACAAGGGAAGTTTTAACAAGAGATGGTTGGTTTAAGACGGGTGATTTAGTTTGTGTAACAATTAATAGTGAAATTTCAATTGTTGGAAGAATTAAAGATACGATTGTGTTGAGAGGTGGAGAAAATATTGAACCTGAACCCATTGAGAGAGCTTTATCAAAATCTTTATTTATTGAGAATGTTTTGATTGTCGGTCAGGATCAAAAATTTTTGGGAGCCATTATTGTACCTAATTTTGAAGTCCTTGAAAAGTGGGCCATTGCTAATGGAATAGTATTTTCTTGTCATGATGATTTATTATCTAATGAATCTGTTAACAAACTTTATTCCAAATATATTTCAGATCTAATTAGTCCTAAATCTGGGTTTAAGAGCTTTGAGCGAATTGCTGGATTTGTTTTACTAAAAGATTCTTTTGTTATTGGTGAGGAACTTACTAATACTCTTAAGCTTAAGAGGCATTATATATTTGAAAAATATCATAAAAAGATAATGTCAATATTTAATAAGGATGAGTGTGAATTATTATAA
- the argS gene encoding arginine--tRNA ligase: protein MINKIKKDLEDKISKIIKELALRKDIKLEKINIIMQKPPKSEMGDLSILIFEFSKILKLSTSVITKEIIKQIGKQYTTNSIGPYLNIKFNRKEYVKDTINKVNEQKEKYGTNNLLKDKKIIIEFSSPNTNKPLHVGHLRNDIIGESLSRILKASGGQVTKINLINDRGTHICKSMLAYKKFGNNTTPELSSKKGDHLIGDFYVQYNKYAKDNEMAENEIQQLLCKWEKGHEETIQLWNKLNKWAIEGIKETYKLTNITFDKIYLESEIFKIGREIILKGLEEGLCYRRKDGAICINIPTEKKEKDEQTFKQKVLLRANGTSIYLTQDLGNIVTRKNEFDFDEMIYVVGSEQINHFKTLFYIADKLRITKENNLVHLSYGMVNLPEGKMKSREGNVIDADNLIYDLTESTILEIQKRNSNEKDSRQIALNISLGAIHYYLLKTAIYKDILFNKEESLSFTGNSGPYIQYVGARINSILEKYNELNSSHEKYNENINFDLLVNENEWEIIKIISEFEEHITKASKERNPSVITSYSYSLAKSFSTYYQSTKIIDKNPELTNSRIALAKAVLQTIKNCMHLLNIPYIKKM, encoded by the coding sequence ATGATCAATAAAATAAAAAAAGATTTAGAAGACAAAATTAGTAAGATAATAAAGGAACTTGCATTAAGAAAAGACATTAAACTAGAAAAAATAAATATAATTATGCAAAAACCTCCAAAAAGTGAGATGGGTGATTTATCAATACTAATATTTGAATTTAGTAAAATCTTAAAACTCAGTACATCAGTAATTACTAAAGAGATCATTAAACAGATTGGAAAGCAATACACAACTAACTCAATAGGACCTTACTTAAATATAAAATTTAACAGAAAAGAATATGTTAAAGATACAATAAATAAAGTCAATGAACAGAAAGAAAAATATGGAACAAATAATCTACTTAAAGACAAAAAGATAATAATAGAGTTTTCCTCACCAAACACAAACAAACCATTACATGTAGGGCATCTTAGAAACGACATTATAGGAGAAAGTTTATCAAGAATACTAAAAGCTTCTGGTGGTCAGGTAACAAAAATAAATTTGATAAACGATAGAGGAACACATATCTGCAAATCCATGCTTGCTTACAAAAAATTTGGCAATAATACAACTCCCGAACTCTCCTCAAAAAAGGGAGATCATCTAATCGGAGATTTTTACGTACAATACAACAAATATGCTAAAGATAATGAAATGGCAGAGAACGAAATACAACAATTGCTATGCAAATGGGAAAAAGGACATGAAGAAACTATTCAACTTTGGAACAAACTAAATAAATGGGCAATTGAAGGAATCAAAGAAACTTACAAGCTCACAAATATTACATTTGACAAAATTTATCTTGAAAGTGAAATATTCAAGATCGGACGAGAAATCATACTTAAAGGATTAGAAGAAGGTTTATGCTATAGAAGAAAAGACGGAGCAATATGTATCAATATACCCACAGAAAAAAAAGAAAAGGACGAGCAAACATTTAAACAGAAAGTACTCCTGAGAGCTAATGGTACATCCATTTATTTAACCCAAGATTTAGGCAATATAGTAACTAGAAAGAATGAATTTGATTTTGATGAGATGATTTACGTAGTTGGAAGTGAACAAATTAACCATTTTAAAACTTTGTTTTACATTGCAGATAAACTAAGAATCACAAAAGAAAATAATCTAGTTCACCTATCATATGGAATGGTAAATTTACCTGAAGGTAAAATGAAATCAAGAGAAGGCAATGTAATCGATGCTGACAATCTAATTTATGATCTAACTGAATCAACTATACTAGAAATACAAAAGAGAAACTCAAACGAGAAAGACTCTAGACAAATAGCATTAAATATATCACTAGGAGCTATTCATTATTATCTACTCAAAACAGCAATATACAAAGATATACTGTTTAACAAAGAAGAAAGTTTATCATTTACTGGAAACTCAGGTCCATACATTCAATATGTAGGAGCAAGAATTAATAGCATACTTGAAAAATATAATGAATTAAACTCATCTCATGAAAAATATAATGAAAATATTAATTTTGATCTCCTAGTAAATGAAAACGAATGGGAAATAATTAAGATTATCTCTGAATTTGAAGAACATATAACTAAAGCTTCAAAAGAACGTAATCCCTCAGTAATAACAAGCTATTCTTACTCACTTGCAAAAAGTTTCAGTACATACTACCAAAGCACAAAAATAATTGATAAAAACCCTGAGCTCACAAACTCAAGAATAGCTCTAGCAAAAGCAGTTCTACAAACAATAAAAAACTGCATGCATTTACTTAACATTCCCTACATAAAAAAGATGTAA